A window of Streptomyces armeniacus contains these coding sequences:
- a CDS encoding AraC family transcriptional regulator: protein MVAKSRRRRHRPPGAAAGTEARTEARADGRTEARAEAAADARGATAGTDTYAFVRAPRLLGGLVPSAVGYHVEDQPQGGLHRGLPSPYLTLIFSLHEPVVAGETPEQARGPEAYSADIVLGGLHQRPAFVRRPRHEAGIQLAVHPLAARTLTGMPAAELYTLTEDAADVLGGHAALVRERLCELGGWHERFTVLTDYLRARTEDHERRTGVRPEVAEAWRWMAWHRGGGSMDGLAAHVALSPRQLSTLFRRELGIGPKQASRLMRFEHARQRIARTLQRGAPLDLADVAAHCGFYDHSHLVRDFHQYTGLSPTAWIAEEHRNIQAGGHHVDEQWDP, encoded by the coding sequence ATGGTGGCGAAAAGCCGGCGGAGACGACACCGGCCGCCCGGCGCGGCAGCCGGGACGGAGGCGCGGACTGAGGCACGGGCGGACGGGCGGACGGAGGCACGGGCTGAGGCGGCGGCTGACGCGAGGGGCGCGACGGCGGGCACCGACACGTACGCCTTCGTGCGCGCCCCGCGCCTGCTCGGCGGCCTGGTCCCGTCCGCCGTCGGTTACCACGTGGAGGACCAGCCGCAGGGCGGGCTCCACCGCGGGCTGCCGTCGCCGTATCTGACGCTGATCTTCTCGCTGCACGAGCCGGTCGTGGCGGGCGAGACGCCGGAGCAGGCGCGCGGCCCGGAGGCGTACAGCGCGGACATCGTCCTCGGCGGTCTGCACCAGCGGCCCGCGTTCGTACGGCGGCCGCGCCACGAGGCCGGCATCCAGCTGGCCGTGCACCCGCTCGCCGCCCGCACCCTCACCGGCATGCCCGCCGCCGAGCTGTACACGCTCACCGAGGACGCCGCGGACGTGCTGGGCGGGCACGCGGCGCTCGTACGGGAGCGGCTGTGCGAACTGGGCGGCTGGCACGAGCGGTTCACGGTGCTCACCGACTACCTCCGCGCCCGTACGGAGGACCACGAGCGCCGTACGGGCGTACGGCCCGAGGTGGCCGAGGCGTGGCGGTGGATGGCGTGGCACCGCGGGGGCGGTTCGATGGACGGGCTGGCGGCACATGTGGCGCTCAGCCCACGGCAGTTGAGCACGCTGTTCCGGCGGGAGCTGGGGATCGGCCCGAAGCAGGCGAGCCGGCTGATGCGGTTCGAGCACGCGCGGCAGCGGATCGCGCGGACGCTTCAGCGCGGCGCGCCGCTGGACCTCGCGGACGTCGCGGCGCACTGCGGCTTCTACGACCACTCGCACCTGGTGCGGGACTTCCACCAGTACACCGGGCTGAGCCCGACGGCGTGGATCGCGGAAGAGCACCGAAATATCCAAGCGGGCGGGCACCATGTCGACGAACAGTGGGACCCATGA
- a CDS encoding VOC family protein, with protein MNTPTTNATTDTARTSSRTAPPPTVWPVLQAHDAPALIDFLVGTVGFLRTAVYADGDKVAHAQLDWPEGGGVMLGSYKEDSDCLSAPGSFSAYVVTARVDELYERLRGAGVEMPRPIEDTDYGNREFSAKDPEGNSWSFGVYAGEPRA; from the coding sequence ATGAACACACCCACCACGAACGCGACGACAGACACTGCCCGCACCTCCTCTCGGACCGCGCCCCCGCCGACCGTGTGGCCGGTCCTCCAGGCGCACGACGCACCCGCCCTCATCGACTTCCTGGTCGGCACCGTCGGGTTCCTGCGCACAGCCGTGTACGCCGACGGCGACAAGGTGGCGCACGCCCAGCTCGACTGGCCCGAGGGCGGCGGCGTCATGCTCGGCTCGTACAAGGAGGACTCGGACTGCCTCAGCGCGCCCGGATCGTTCAGCGCGTACGTCGTGACGGCGCGCGTCGACGAGCTCTACGAACGGCTGCGGGGGGCCGGCGTCGAGATGCCCCGGCCGATCGAGGACACGGACTACGGCAACCGCGAGTTCTCCGCCAAGGACCCCGAGGGCAACTCGTGGTCGTTCGGCGTCTACGCAGGGGAGCCGCGCGCCTGA
- a CDS encoding SDR family NAD(P)-dependent oxidoreductase produces the protein MAREADAVRSRWSLTGQYASVDEDLTGTENLVLLARLLGHHKSAAYTRAEQLLERDEGGLDRFYTSLGHLWAHGVQVDWAPAFAAHLPAVVDLPTYPFQRQRYWLEVPNAPTAAADPVDAQFWETVEREDLEALAGTLGISDSTSLGEVLPALSSWRRDRQQRATVDSWRYRIVWRPQQNPKPATLDGTWLLAVPTAHQDDALVQQVQQAVTDAGGHVSVLPLDTSAVEGDAVAEQLRTALAESDAPSGVLSLLALDEADSAHGFGVSRGLLATMALAQALEQGAVPAAPLWCVTRGAVSTGPDEPPARPAQAAVRGLARVFGLDEPECFGGLIDLPEADGTGTDGTQTDGTEPDRTAAALAFLAPLLAHARTHAQAEADGTAPPAGSAEDDVALRPSGVHARRMVRAPLSAAPSVRQWCPHGTVLVTGGTGALGSHVARDLAREGAEHLLLVSRRGMDAPGAAELRDELTALGARVTVTACDVADRQALAELLAGIPADLPLTAVMHTAGVVGGARPLAETSVADAAATVRGKVAGALHLDELLADADLEAFVLFSSGAGVWGNGGQGPYAAANAQLDALAERRRATGRTATSIAWGAWADGGMVDEEVAEQLRRRGVPEMAPELAVRALGEAVDRDETAVVVADIRWDRFLPAYASRGHRPLLDELPEVRELLAEQQRERERDEAAGGGADDPGAELVRQLSALPEPKRKRMLVDLVRGEAGAVLGHGSADQVKADRAFRELGFDSLTAVELRNRLGAATGLKLPAALVFDHPTPTTLAAYLREQLLPEGDGGGDSGLPAELQKLDAAYREAPDDAARQAMADGMRALLSAWDGEVPQDGDDGIDDEVAAATDQDMFDLIDRELGIS, from the coding sequence GTGGCGCGCGAGGCCGACGCCGTCCGCAGCAGATGGAGCCTCACCGGGCAGTACGCCTCGGTGGACGAGGACCTGACCGGCACGGAGAACCTCGTGCTGCTGGCCCGGCTCCTCGGGCACCACAAGTCCGCCGCGTACACGCGGGCGGAGCAGCTGCTGGAGCGCGACGAGGGCGGTCTCGACCGCTTCTACACCTCGCTCGGCCACCTGTGGGCGCACGGCGTACAGGTGGACTGGGCCCCGGCGTTCGCCGCGCACCTGCCCGCCGTCGTGGATCTGCCGACGTACCCCTTCCAGCGTCAGCGGTACTGGCTGGAGGTGCCCAACGCGCCGACTGCCGCCGCCGATCCGGTGGACGCGCAGTTCTGGGAGACCGTCGAACGGGAGGACCTGGAGGCGCTGGCCGGGACGCTCGGCATCAGCGACTCCACATCGCTCGGCGAGGTGCTGCCCGCGCTGTCCTCCTGGCGGCGCGACCGCCAGCAGCGCGCCACCGTGGACAGCTGGCGCTACCGCATCGTCTGGCGCCCCCAGCAGAACCCGAAACCGGCCACCCTGGACGGCACCTGGCTGCTGGCCGTACCGACGGCGCACCAGGACGATGCACTCGTACAGCAGGTCCAGCAGGCGGTGACCGACGCGGGCGGACACGTCAGCGTCCTCCCTCTGGACACCTCCGCCGTCGAAGGCGACGCCGTGGCGGAGCAGTTGCGTACGGCGCTCGCGGAGAGCGACGCCCCGAGCGGTGTCCTCTCCCTCCTCGCCCTGGACGAGGCGGACAGTGCCCACGGCTTCGGCGTCAGCCGCGGCCTGCTCGCCACGATGGCGCTCGCGCAGGCCCTCGAGCAGGGTGCCGTACCCGCCGCCCCGCTGTGGTGTGTCACGCGCGGCGCGGTGTCCACCGGTCCGGACGAGCCGCCGGCCCGCCCCGCACAGGCGGCGGTACGCGGGCTGGCCCGGGTGTTCGGGCTGGACGAGCCGGAGTGCTTCGGCGGCCTGATCGACCTGCCCGAGGCGGATGGCACCGGGACAGACGGAACCCAGACAGACGGCACCGAGCCGGACCGTACGGCCGCCGCCCTGGCCTTCCTTGCGCCCCTCCTCGCCCACGCCCGAACGCACGCGCAGGCGGAGGCGGACGGCACCGCGCCGCCCGCCGGGTCCGCGGAGGACGACGTCGCCCTCCGCCCGTCCGGCGTCCACGCACGCCGTATGGTGCGCGCGCCGCTCAGCGCCGCGCCCTCCGTACGGCAGTGGTGCCCGCACGGGACGGTGCTCGTCACCGGCGGCACCGGCGCGCTCGGCAGCCACGTGGCCCGCGATCTGGCCCGGGAGGGCGCCGAGCACCTCCTGCTCGTCAGCCGGCGCGGCATGGACGCGCCGGGTGCGGCCGAACTCCGTGACGAGCTCACCGCGTTGGGCGCCCGCGTCACCGTCACCGCCTGCGACGTCGCCGACCGGCAGGCGCTCGCGGAGCTGCTCGCCGGCATCCCCGCGGACCTTCCGCTGACAGCCGTCATGCACACCGCTGGCGTCGTCGGCGGCGCGCGGCCGCTGGCGGAGACATCCGTGGCGGACGCGGCGGCCACCGTACGGGGCAAGGTCGCCGGCGCGCTCCACCTGGACGAACTGCTGGCGGACGCGGACCTGGAGGCGTTCGTGCTGTTCTCCTCCGGCGCCGGCGTGTGGGGCAACGGCGGCCAGGGCCCGTACGCCGCCGCCAACGCCCAGCTCGACGCGCTCGCCGAACGCCGCCGCGCCACAGGCCGTACGGCCACGTCCATCGCCTGGGGCGCGTGGGCGGACGGCGGCATGGTCGACGAGGAGGTCGCGGAGCAGCTGCGCCGCCGCGGCGTCCCGGAGATGGCACCGGAGCTGGCCGTACGGGCACTGGGCGAGGCCGTGGACCGGGACGAGACGGCCGTCGTGGTCGCGGACATCCGCTGGGACCGCTTCCTGCCCGCGTACGCGAGCCGCGGCCACCGTCCGCTGCTGGACGAGCTGCCCGAGGTACGGGAGTTGCTCGCCGAGCAGCAGCGGGAGCGGGAGCGCGACGAGGCGGCCGGGGGCGGTGCCGACGACCCGGGCGCGGAGCTCGTACGGCAGCTGAGCGCGCTGCCGGAGCCCAAGCGGAAGCGGATGCTGGTGGACCTGGTGCGGGGCGAGGCCGGGGCGGTGCTCGGGCACGGCTCGGCGGACCAGGTGAAGGCGGACAGGGCGTTCCGCGAGCTCGGCTTCGACTCGCTGACGGCCGTGGAGCTGCGGAACCGGCTGGGCGCCGCCACCGGGCTCAAGCTGCCCGCCGCGCTGGTCTTCGACCACCCCACGCCCACCACGCTCGCCGCGTACCTCCGCGAACAGCTGCTCCCGGAGGGCGACGGCGGCGGCGACTCCGGTCTCCCCGCCGAACTGCAGAAGCTGGACGCCGCCTACCGCGAGGCGCCGGACGACGCCGCCCGCCAGGCCATGGCCGACGGCATGCGCGCGCTGCTGAGCGCGTGGGACGGAGAAGTACCGCAGGACGGCGACGACGGCATCGACGACGAAGTCGCGGCCGCTACCGACCAGGACATGTTCGATCTGATCGACAGGGAACTCGGGATCTCCTGA
- a CDS encoding TetR/AcrR family transcriptional regulator, with the protein MYDPWVTTAEKLIEAAQDLLWERGYVGTSPKAIQRRSGAGQGSMYHHFDGKPDLARTAIRRSAEQMRATAEADLGGEGGALERVRAYLLRERSVLRGCRLGGLAQDPDIVADPELRRPLEETFDWLRGRLAEVLEEGRASGELAPALDARGTAAAIVAVVQGGYVLARSAADPAPFGQAVEGLLALLRTLSTAPGGARP; encoded by the coding sequence ATGTACGATCCCTGGGTGACCACCGCCGAGAAGCTGATCGAAGCCGCCCAGGACCTCCTCTGGGAGCGCGGCTACGTCGGCACCAGCCCCAAGGCCATCCAGCGCCGTTCCGGCGCCGGCCAGGGCAGCATGTACCACCACTTCGACGGCAAGCCCGACCTCGCCCGTACGGCGATCCGCCGGTCCGCCGAGCAGATGCGTGCGACCGCGGAGGCGGATCTCGGCGGCGAGGGCGGCGCGTTGGAGCGCGTACGGGCGTATCTGCTGCGCGAGCGCTCCGTGCTGCGCGGCTGCCGACTCGGCGGGCTGGCGCAGGACCCGGACATCGTCGCGGACCCGGAGCTGCGGCGCCCGCTGGAGGAGACGTTCGACTGGCTGCGCGGACGGCTGGCCGAGGTGCTGGAGGAGGGCCGCGCGAGCGGCGAACTGGCCCCCGCGCTCGACGCCCGCGGCACCGCGGCCGCCATCGTCGCCGTCGTGCAGGGCGGCTACGTGCTCGCCCGCTCGGCCGCCGACCCCGCGCCGTTCGGGCAGGCCGTCGAGGGGCTGCTGGCGCTGCTGCGCACGCTCTCCACCGCTCCCGGCGGCGCTCGCCCGTAG
- a CDS encoding DUF4865 family protein produces MHAMQYEITLPADYDMGVIRHRVATRGHLLDGAPGLGLKAYVIRERGREGSPVNQYAPFYLWDDPAALTGFLRGPGFDALCGDFGRPAVRNWHGVTRESGSARAEPPTHAERTVRTLRADVPLDTQLGAAAEELRRTARAEGVHTAALGFDPYRWELVRFVLRDRPPPDPARAGHGPAERYEVLHLSEGPYP; encoded by the coding sequence GTGCATGCCATGCAGTACGAGATCACGCTGCCCGCCGACTACGACATGGGCGTCATCCGCCACCGCGTCGCGACCCGTGGCCACCTGCTCGACGGCGCCCCAGGGCTCGGCCTGAAGGCGTACGTCATCCGGGAGCGCGGCAGGGAGGGCTCGCCCGTCAACCAGTACGCGCCGTTCTACCTCTGGGACGACCCGGCGGCCCTGACCGGCTTCCTCCGCGGACCCGGATTCGACGCCCTCTGCGGCGACTTCGGCCGCCCCGCCGTACGCAACTGGCACGGCGTCACCCGCGAAAGCGGCTCCGCGCGCGCGGAGCCGCCCACCCACGCGGAACGCACCGTACGGACGCTCCGCGCCGACGTGCCGCTCGACACGCAACTCGGGGCGGCGGCGGAGGAGTTGCGGCGTACGGCGCGCGCCGAGGGCGTGCACACGGCCGCGCTCGGCTTCGATCCGTACCGCTGGGAGCTGGTCCGCTTCGTGCTCCGCGACCGGCCGCCGCCGGACCCGGCCCGTGCGGGGCACGGGCCCGCCGAGCGGTACGAGGTGCTGCACCTGTCCGAGGGACCGTACCCGTGA
- a CDS encoding acyl-CoA dehydrogenase family protein, giving the protein MTVTEREAREVAEAAREQDWRKPSFAKELFLGRFRLDLIHPHPEPEPESVRRGEDFLAKLRVFVETQIDGARIEREARIPDEVINGLKELGALGMKVGTEYGGLGLSQVYYNKALALVSSANPAVGALLSAHQSIGVPQPLKLFGTEEQKNAFLPRCARTDISAFLLTEPDVGSDPARLATSAVPDGDDYVLDGVKLWTTNGVVADLLVVMARVPRSEGHKGGITAFVVEGDSPGITVENRNEFLGLRGLENGVTRFHRVRVPAANRIGPEGAGLKIALTTLNTGRLSLPATCVGAGKWCLKVAREWTEARVQWGRPVAEHEAVGAKMSFIAATTFALEAVLDLSSQMADEDRNDIRIEAALAKLYGSEKGWLMVDELVQIRGGRGFETAASLAARGEKGVPAEQALRDMRINRIFEGSTEIMHLLIAREAVDAHLSVAGDLIAPEASLADKRKAAFAAGGFYARWLPKLVAGPGQRPGSYAEFDRLAPHLRYVERTARKLARSTFYAMSRWQGKMETKQGFLGRIVDIGAELFAMSAACVRAEQIRRTGDHERGRSAHQLADAFCRQARIRVDELFGRLWTNTDEPDRSVVRGILNGSYTWLEEGVIDSSSEGPWIADATPGPSRRENVHRPIR; this is encoded by the coding sequence ATGACCGTCACAGAACGCGAAGCCCGTGAGGTGGCCGAGGCCGCCCGTGAGCAGGACTGGCGCAAGCCGAGCTTCGCCAAGGAGCTGTTCCTCGGCCGCTTCAGGCTCGACCTCATCCACCCGCACCCCGAACCGGAACCGGAATCGGTGCGCCGCGGCGAGGACTTCCTCGCCAAGCTCCGGGTGTTCGTCGAGACGCAGATCGACGGTGCCCGCATCGAGCGCGAGGCGCGCATCCCGGACGAGGTGATCAACGGTCTCAAGGAGCTCGGCGCCCTCGGCATGAAGGTCGGCACGGAGTACGGCGGCCTCGGCCTCTCGCAGGTCTACTACAACAAGGCGCTCGCCCTCGTCAGCTCCGCCAACCCGGCCGTCGGCGCGCTGCTCTCCGCCCACCAGTCGATCGGTGTGCCGCAGCCCCTGAAGCTGTTCGGCACCGAGGAGCAGAAGAACGCCTTCCTGCCGCGCTGCGCCCGTACGGACATCTCCGCCTTCCTGCTCACCGAGCCCGACGTGGGCTCCGACCCGGCGCGGCTCGCGACCTCCGCCGTACCCGACGGCGACGACTACGTACTGGACGGCGTGAAGCTCTGGACGACCAACGGCGTCGTCGCCGACCTGCTCGTCGTGATGGCCCGGGTGCCCAGGTCGGAGGGCCACAAGGGCGGGATCACGGCGTTCGTCGTGGAGGGAGATTCACCCGGCATCACGGTGGAGAACCGGAACGAGTTCCTGGGGCTGCGCGGGCTGGAGAACGGCGTCACCCGCTTCCACCGCGTACGGGTGCCGGCGGCGAACCGTATCGGCCCCGAGGGTGCCGGCCTGAAGATCGCGCTCACCACCCTGAACACCGGCCGCCTGTCGCTGCCCGCCACCTGCGTCGGCGCCGGCAAGTGGTGCCTGAAGGTGGCCCGCGAGTGGACCGAGGCACGGGTGCAGTGGGGGAGGCCGGTGGCAGAGCACGAGGCCGTCGGGGCCAAGATGTCGTTCATCGCCGCGACCACCTTCGCGCTGGAGGCGGTCCTCGACCTGTCCTCGCAGATGGCCGACGAGGACCGGAACGACATCCGTATCGAGGCCGCCCTCGCCAAACTCTACGGCTCCGAGAAGGGCTGGCTCATGGTCGACGAGCTGGTCCAGATCCGCGGTGGCCGCGGCTTCGAGACGGCCGCGTCGCTCGCGGCACGCGGCGAGAAGGGCGTACCGGCCGAGCAGGCCCTGCGCGACATGCGGATCAACCGCATCTTCGAGGGCTCGACCGAGATCATGCACCTGCTCATCGCCCGCGAGGCCGTGGACGCGCACCTCTCGGTCGCGGGCGACCTGATCGCCCCCGAAGCGTCGCTCGCCGACAAGCGGAAGGCGGCCTTCGCGGCGGGCGGCTTCTACGCGCGCTGGCTGCCGAAGCTCGTCGCGGGTCCGGGCCAGCGGCCGGGCTCGTACGCGGAGTTCGACCGCCTCGCCCCGCACCTGCGGTACGTCGAACGCACCGCGCGCAAGCTGGCCCGCTCCACGTTCTACGCGATGTCCCGCTGGCAGGGGAAGATGGAGACGAAGCAGGGCTTCCTCGGCCGCATCGTCGACATCGGCGCCGAACTCTTCGCGATGAGCGCGGCCTGCGTACGCGCCGAGCAGATCCGCCGCACGGGCGACCACGAGCGCGGCAGGTCCGCCCACCAACTCGCGGACGCCTTCTGCCGTCAGGCCCGCATCCGCGTCGACGAGCTGTTCGGCCGGCTGTGGACCAACACCGACGAACCCGACCGGTCGGTCGTCCGCGGCATCCTGAACGGCTCGTACACGTGGCTGGAGGAGGGCGTCATCGACTCCTCGTCCGAGGGCCCGTGGATCGCCGACGCCACACCGGGCCCCTCCCGCCGGGAGAACGTGCACCGGCCGATCCGCTAG
- a CDS encoding ArsR/SmtB family transcription factor produces the protein MAGKDLVGPEADALDLGAVFRALADEHRRSVMAELAADRSDSERGCNSFDLPISKQTQTHHFRVLREAGLIDEIDYGNRKGIRLRRADVERRFPGLLALLGAEPPGGT, from the coding sequence ATGGCCGGGAAGGACCTGGTCGGCCCGGAGGCCGACGCACTCGATCTGGGTGCGGTGTTCCGCGCCCTCGCCGACGAGCACCGTCGTTCGGTGATGGCGGAGTTGGCCGCCGACCGCAGCGACAGCGAACGGGGCTGCAACTCGTTCGATCTTCCGATCTCGAAGCAGACCCAGACACACCACTTCCGGGTCCTGCGCGAGGCAGGTCTCATCGACGAGATCGACTACGGCAACCGCAAGGGCATCCGGCTACGGCGCGCGGACGTCGAGCGGAGGTTTCCCGGGTTGCTCGCGCTCCTGGGAGCGGAGCCCCCGGGCGGCACCTAG
- a CDS encoding FAD-dependent monooxygenase, giving the protein MQKPEVLIVGAGIAGPALAYWLSRKGYRPTVVEHARQLRSGGSAIVVKGPAIPVAERMGILPQLRGLATRNRSLTLLDPDGRRILRLPLPSDEAPTVEVTRADLSEVLHRSARTEAEFLFDDTVTALDQDAGGVDVTFRRSAPRRFDLVVGADGMHSTVRRLVFGPERQFARDLGLFGATVPLEPDAIEDPEEMTMLTAPNRMLVVHPSRTTPLAIFTFRAAPPAPHDRKNTALHKRTVADAYADVRWRAPEFVAAFLDHPAPFFDPLTTVRVPSWSRGRVVLLGDAAAATALLGDGSSMAMAGAYALAEELAGRPGDHARAFAAYESRLRREVGPRQRRVGLLSRLLVPRTRPGLAVRNAVGRAVGRTSRITSREAANR; this is encoded by the coding sequence ATGCAGAAGCCCGAAGTGCTGATAGTCGGCGCCGGAATCGCGGGGCCCGCACTCGCGTACTGGCTCTCCCGGAAGGGATACCGGCCGACCGTCGTCGAACATGCCCGGCAGCTGCGCTCCGGCGGCAGCGCGATCGTCGTAAAGGGGCCCGCGATCCCGGTCGCCGAGCGCATGGGCATCCTTCCGCAGCTCCGCGGGCTCGCCACCCGCAACCGGTCGCTGACCCTGCTCGACCCCGACGGCAGGCGGATCCTGCGACTCCCGCTGCCCTCGGACGAGGCGCCGACGGTCGAGGTGACCCGGGCCGACCTGTCCGAGGTGCTCCACCGGTCGGCGCGGACCGAGGCCGAGTTCCTCTTCGACGACACGGTCACCGCTCTCGACCAGGACGCGGGCGGCGTCGACGTCACCTTCCGGCGGTCCGCGCCGCGCCGCTTCGACTTGGTGGTCGGTGCCGACGGGATGCACTCCACCGTACGGCGCCTGGTGTTCGGCCCCGAGCGGCAGTTCGCGCGCGACCTGGGCCTGTTCGGCGCGACCGTCCCGCTGGAACCCGACGCCATCGAGGACCCGGAGGAGATGACGATGCTGACCGCGCCGAACCGGATGCTGGTCGTCCACCCCTCGCGGACCACACCGCTCGCGATCTTCACCTTCCGGGCCGCGCCGCCGGCGCCCCACGACCGCAAGAACACCGCCCTCCACAAGCGGACCGTGGCCGACGCCTACGCGGACGTGCGGTGGCGGGCACCGGAGTTCGTGGCGGCGTTCCTCGACCACCCGGCTCCGTTCTTCGACCCCCTCACCACCGTCCGGGTGCCCTCGTGGTCCCGTGGGCGGGTCGTGCTCCTCGGGGACGCGGCGGCGGCGACAGCCCTGCTCGGCGACGGGTCCAGCATGGCGATGGCGGGCGCGTACGCCCTCGCGGAGGAGCTCGCCGGCCGTCCCGGTGACCACGCCCGCGCCTTCGCCGCCTACGAGTCGCGGCTCCGCCGTGAAGTGGGCCCGCGGCAGCGGCGCGTCGGGCTGCTCTCCCGGCTCCTGGTGCCCCGCACCCGGCCGGGCCTCGCGGTGCGCAACGCGGTGGGCCGCGCGGTCGGCCGTACGAGCCGGATCACCTCTCGCGAAGCCGCGAACCGGTAG
- the dxr gene encoding 1-deoxy-D-xylulose-5-phosphate reductoisomerase — protein MTDSLADPHTRYPAGAAAAPDEPDSLAGPRDIVILGSTGSVGTQAVDVVLSNPGRFRVIGLSAAGGRVGLLAGQAHRLQVRTVAVAREDKAVELRQALRAEYGVGEPIPEVLAGPDAATELAGAECHTVLNGITGSIGLAPTLAALRAGRLLALANKESLIVGGPLVRELAAPGQIVPVDSEHSALFQALMGGTRPEVRKLLVTASGGPFRGRTRAQLAGVTPKDALAHPTWDMGPVITVNSATLVNKGLEVIEAHLLYDIPFDRIQVVVHPQSAIHSMVEFTDGSTLAQCGPPDMRLPIALALGWPHRVPDAGPVFDWTQAMSWDFFPLDEEAFPSVPLACHVGALGGTAPAVYNAANEECVDAFLAGRLPFTGIVDTVSAVVGEHTGESTAQGASEGTGLTLDDVLEAEGWARTRARELAARAVVEARA, from the coding sequence ATGACCGACTCCCTCGCTGACCCGCACACGCGGTACCCGGCCGGCGCCGCCGCGGCTCCCGACGAGCCCGACAGCCTCGCCGGGCCGCGTGACATCGTCATCCTCGGCTCGACCGGCTCCGTCGGCACACAGGCCGTTGACGTGGTGCTGAGCAATCCCGGCCGGTTCCGGGTGATCGGCCTGTCCGCGGCGGGCGGCAGAGTCGGGCTGCTCGCCGGGCAGGCGCACCGGCTGCAGGTGCGTACGGTCGCCGTCGCCCGCGAGGACAAGGCCGTGGAGCTGCGGCAGGCGCTGCGCGCGGAGTACGGCGTGGGGGAACCGATCCCGGAGGTGCTGGCCGGGCCGGACGCCGCCACCGAGCTGGCCGGGGCCGAGTGCCACACGGTGCTCAACGGCATCACCGGCTCCATCGGGCTGGCTCCCACGCTGGCCGCGCTCAGGGCGGGCCGGCTGCTGGCACTGGCCAACAAGGAGTCGCTGATCGTCGGCGGCCCGCTGGTACGGGAGCTGGCGGCGCCGGGCCAGATCGTGCCGGTGGACTCCGAGCACTCCGCGCTGTTCCAGGCGCTGATGGGCGGCACCCGCCCTGAGGTGCGCAAGCTGCTCGTCACGGCGTCCGGCGGCCCGTTCCGCGGCCGTACGCGGGCCCAACTGGCCGGTGTGACACCGAAGGACGCGCTCGCCCACCCCACCTGGGACATGGGCCCGGTGATCACCGTGAACTCCGCGACCCTGGTCAACAAGGGCCTGGAGGTCATCGAGGCGCACCTGCTCTACGACATCCCGTTCGACCGTATCCAGGTGGTTGTGCACCCGCAGTCGGCGATCCACTCGATGGTGGAGTTCACCGACGGCTCGACGCTGGCCCAGTGCGGGCCGCCCGACATGCGGCTGCCCATCGCGCTGGCCCTGGGCTGGCCGCACCGGGTGCCGGACGCGGGGCCGGTCTTCGACTGGACGCAGGCCATGTCGTGGGACTTCTTCCCGCTGGACGAGGAGGCGTTCCCGTCCGTGCCGCTGGCCTGCCACGTGGGGGCGCTCGGCGGCACCGCGCCCGCCGTCTACAACGCCGCCAACGAGGAGTGCGTCGACGCCTTCCTCGCCGGCAGACTGCCGTTTACGGGAATTGTCGATACGGTCTCCGCTGTGGTCGGCGAACACACCGG